The Elaeis guineensis isolate ETL-2024a chromosome 14, EG11, whole genome shotgun sequence genomic sequence AAAAACAAAGTTCTGCCACaagcaggatttttttttttttttttgaataaatcaaGTGCGTTTTATGATGCAGACTGTAGCTTTGTCACCTAATATCAGGTCAAACACGAATTAAGAATTGCTGAATTTGTTTAACTTATTTCTGAAATTACTTTCTAATGCCTATATAACATTTCACATCAAGTGGAAAATTTTGAAGGAAACTACTCCGTGTTCTTTAGCTTTAGCAGCTATCATTGCACCTGTAACTAGGTAATTTCATGCTCAGTTTGCTAGGTGCACTCTATATCTAGTTGAACCATTTCATTTCTACTAATTTCCACCTTGAATTTGTTAAAATAATAGAAAGATGGGACTTGCTGAACAACAAAAACATGTTTATTCATACCAGAGCTTTGGTAAGGCTTTTAAATTTGGCATCTCCATAATGTTGATTTCCACTGATGTGCATTCGACAACAGCTACACTGCTAGGATTGAAAGCCGAATTAACTTGCTCATTAGTCATAATCTAGTAACGATGCTAAACCCATGGCATTGTCTAGCAAAAACTCTTTGGAGGCATGTTTCTAGGTTTCCCATATATTGCAATGTTTTCAGTGTAGttttaatttatatttgtgtGCAATTCACATTTGATGAAGTTTTTAATCTTACCACTATTTTTTTATCTGAGAAGTTTGCACATTATTTATTTGTTATGTTTTACTGAACAGGCATCATTGAAGACAGTGACAGAAGAAAAGGGAGATGTGCTTTCCAATGAGAAAGTATGCAATCAAGGCTTAGAGTAGGAATAGGGACCGGGCCGCTATTCCACTGTTGCTATGAGTGCTTTCTATTCTATTCATGATACTGTTGGGGTTGCTGATTGGTATCCATGTTTTGTTTGTTGCAATGGATTGGAGTCTCTTGAGTCTAAAATGCAAATTCTTTGCAACATTAGGAATTTAAACCTACAATATCAATACTTGAATTATGAACCTGGTCATGTATTCCTTCTATGCTACAGTGGCATAACAATGTTGATGGAATGGCTTTGGTTTTTGATGTTAAAGATTATACTTAACTGGTGATACAAGATTTCTTCTCATTTCTTTGATGTATTTGTTTGCTGAATGGTGCTCCTGCATTTCTATGAGACAAAAGGGGTGCTCCTGCATTTCTATAGGATAGAAGGGGTCATCAAACCCAGCTTATCTTGTCTAATGGATTTTATTTTCTACAAATGTGATGTAAGAGTTACTGGTCTTAGACGTGGATATTTATATTGTAAGATTCCTGCTACCGTCTCTGGTTGCTAATCCTTGTGGATCAATCAATGGCATGCACTGGAGAAAGTAGCAGAGGCCTGCAACTGTAACAAAAAGACCATCAAAATGATACGTATGGTGGGAATCTCGTGAAGGAAAAATAGTTGGGCTGATGGAGCCATCAAAGATAGGTTGTCTAAGGCTATTTTGTGAATAcattttctgaaaaaaaataaaaataaaaataaaaattttaaaataaaaaaaaggcattctctaaaaactaaaaaagaaaaaggaaaatcaaTTTACTGAGAAAAAGGAGAATAAAAAATtacatttttgaaaaataaaagataaaaagaaataagaaaataaatcagaAACAAACAAGTAAAGAGACCATGTTACTGTTTTACAATTTCGTTGAAGACAAAAAGCTTGAGAAAATAAAATGAAAACTTAAAAAACAACGTGGTAATCTCGTTTTTCaattttctgttgaagtagaaaaCCCAGTAAAGCAgaatgtttgaaaaataaaaatataaaaaaagaaaactgaaaccaagaaaaagaaaaagaaaacaaagaaatataaaaaaataagtaaaagaaaatgaggagataAAATAAATGAAACGACCACAGTGGGAGTCGAACCCACGACCTTCTGATCCGAAGTCAGACGCGCTAATCCACTGCGCTATGCGGTCGGGATGCTAGGGTCTCCGCCGCTGAATTCCTTATCTTTTAAGAGTTCCTCCATCCTGTCCTTCTCGCTCGGCAGAGGGTACAAACCAACACCGCCCAGCACCCCCGAGAGATCTCCATCCATGGAACCCGTCGTATGATCTCCCCGCGGAACAACCAGAGCTCCTGCCCGCCCCTTTGTCCGATACCGCCATGAAGCAGCTCCACAAGCAACCCAGCCTCAACCAGCAGCACCAGATCCCTACCCACACCCCCTCCTACTCCAGCAAGTCCGCGAAGCAGCAGACCCGCCCCTCCTCCTTCCTCCGATCCGCCGCCACCTACCTCCTCCGTGAGCAGCGTCTCCTCTTCGTCCTCGCGGGCGCCCTCATCGCCTCcaccttcttcctcctctctccctACTACCACTCATCCCTCTCCCGcctctccttctcctcccccGACGAAGGCCCCCACCGCTTCCTCCCCTCCTTCCATGACCGCTCCTTGACGACCAAGGCGTCCGTCTCCGCCGCCGCCGGCGGCGGAGGCGGAGGGAGGAGGGTGCCGGCGGGGCTCCGGAAGCCGGCGCTGCGGATCGTGGTGACGGGCGGGGCCGGGTTCGTGGGGAGCCACCTGGTGGACAAGCTGCTTGCAAGGGGGGACAGCGTCATCGTCCTCGACAATTTCTTCACGGGGCGCAAGGACAATCTCGTCCACCATTTCGGCAATCCCAGGTTCGAGCTGATCCGCCACGATGTCGTCGAGCCGATCCTCCTCGAGGTCGACCAGATCTACCACCTCGCCTGCCCGGCCTCGCCGGTGCACTACAAGTACAATCCCATCAAGACCATCATATCCTGGATCTGTAATTTTTGTGcttttttgcttgattttttacCAGAATTCTTGGATTATGAGTTAATTTCAAGTGAATTGAGGAACATTTTGCTTTTCGGAAGTTGATTTACATGGGGGTTGCGAGTAATTAAGTTTTGTTGGTATCGTTTGGTTTTTGAGGTAAAGAGTTTCTTTAATTTGGACGTGAATCTGGGAACGTTTTGCTTATTTaaagtagattttagatttggtTTTGAAGCATTGTAAGGGTTGAAGTTGTTAGATATGTACACCTCCAACAAAAGGGAACTATTTGGAacgatggtttttttttttccctatgaTTTATGTGCGTCATTATGTTCGCCACCGCTGTTTCCTTGGCAACATTTTAGCTGACTTTAATTTACCTTGTTAATTCTGATCTGTTTAATTCTTCACTCTTCCTTGGCATGGGAGAGAGAATGCTCTCTTTGTGCTTGTTTGAGCATCTatgccattttttttctttagtttctTTTTAGCTGAATTTTCGTTGATTTGTTTTTAATATTGCTAACGATAGGCTTCTCGGTATAATAGCATTGATAAGATTTCCTCTTCAAGACATTTGTTTTAAATTCCTAACCATTAATACAAGACAAATGTGATGGGAACCTTGAACATGCTGGGCTTGGCAAAGAGAATTGGAGCACGCTTCTTGTTGACCAGTACCAGTGAGGTTTATGGCGACCCGCTTGAGCACCCACAGAAAGAGACTTATTGGGGCCATGTCAATCCTATAGGTAAGCAATATATCAATGAATGCTTGTTAGTTTCTTTCATTAAGTAGGATAAATAGTCTGATGCAGTCACTGCATGCTGTTATTGTGTACTTCGATCCGACTTCCTTACTTCCCTGCTTATATTGTGTGATGCTTCTTTCATTGCTTGATCTTTCAGTCACCTTATAAATCTTGTTAATGCTAATGATTTGTCCTTTTAGGTGTTAGGAGCTGTTATGATGAAGGGAAAAGAACAGCAGAAACTTTGTCTATGGATTACCATCGTGGTGCTGGTGTTGAGGTAACTGCATTATGACACCATTGAACTTTTTGCTATATCGGGTATTGATGGTGCTGCATACGTATTATGCTATCATGTATGATGATCATGTAGCATTTGCATGCATTGTGCATCTTAATTTTAAGCTATttctttattttgaaagtaaagttTGTACTGCATATGAAACCAAGCATTTATGCACTATAATTTCTTGTTTACATGCCTTTTTCTTCTTCAGTAACCCTTGCGTGGGATTTGCTTAGTCTTAATTGCTAtatttagtttgaattttagcgTGTCGTTTACCTTGTTGCATGCCCCTTGCTGCTCGATCAGTCTGTTCATATCATATCTGAAACTTCATGGTAATTGTATTTTCCATTTTTTCATCAAAGTTCATCTGAAGTGATTATTAGAGAGATGCATTTCGTTGTCAGATGTTTACCGACTGAAGTTTTGTCACACTTGTAGACAAAGAACGTCATTGCTATTTCCGTAAC encodes the following:
- the LOC105057005 gene encoding UDP-glucuronic acid decarboxylase 1, with the translated sequence MKQLHKQPSLNQQHQIPTHTPSYSSKSAKQQTRPSSFLRSAATYLLREQRLLFVLAGALIASTFFLLSPYYHSSLSRLSFSSPDEGPHRFLPSFHDRSLTTKASVSAAAGGGGGGRRVPAGLRKPALRIVVTGGAGFVGSHLVDKLLARGDSVIVLDNFFTGRKDNLVHHFGNPRFELIRHDVVEPILLEVDQIYHLACPASPVHYKYNPIKTIISWICNFCTNVMGTLNMLGLAKRIGARFLLTSTSEVYGDPLEHPQKETYWGHVNPIGVRSCYDEGKRTAETLSMDYHRGAGVEVRIARIFNTYGPRMCLDDGRVVSNFVAQALRKQPMTVYGDGKQTRSFQYVSDLVDGLVALMEGEHIGPFNLGNPGEFTMLELAEVVKETVDPSASIEFRPNTADDPHMRKPDITKAKELLNWEPKISLRQGLPLMVTDFRKRLNEEK